From a region of the Halorubrum sp. BV1 genome:
- the kdgK1 gene encoding bifunctional 2-dehydro-3-deoxygluconokinase/2-dehydro-3-deoxygalactonokinase, with protein sequence MTGGLVTFGETMLRLNPPAGERLETATSLEFRTAGAESNVAIAASRLGASSVWLSKLPDSPLGRRVTNEVRQHGVEPRVAWADGARQGAYYIERGSAPRETTVIYDRADAAITTARPGELDRDAIRTADVFYTSGITPALSSTLAETTATLLADAKRAGTTTAFDLNYRSKLWSTAEAKRHCESLFPDVDVLIAAERDVNAVLDRKGSARQIATAVAADFDFETVIITRGENGALATHGGTVVEQPAFETDTVDAIGTGDAFVGGYLARRIAGDGVSSALSYAAATAALKRTIEGDLAVVTPDEVDRVLENGTGGIAR encoded by the coding sequence ATGACGGGCGGGCTCGTTACCTTCGGCGAAACGATGCTCCGCTTGAACCCGCCGGCCGGAGAACGGTTGGAGACCGCGACCTCGTTGGAGTTCCGGACGGCCGGCGCTGAAAGCAACGTCGCCATCGCCGCTTCCCGGCTCGGCGCGTCGTCGGTGTGGCTCTCGAAGCTCCCCGACTCCCCGCTCGGACGTCGGGTCACGAACGAGGTCAGACAACACGGCGTCGAACCGCGTGTCGCGTGGGCCGACGGGGCGCGGCAGGGTGCGTACTACATCGAGCGAGGCTCCGCCCCCAGGGAGACCACGGTTATTTACGACCGTGCCGACGCGGCGATCACGACGGCCAGACCGGGCGAACTCGATCGGGACGCGATCCGTACCGCGGACGTATTTTATACGAGCGGGATCACGCCCGCGCTCTCGTCGACGCTTGCGGAGACGACGGCGACGCTGTTGGCCGACGCAAAGCGGGCCGGCACGACGACGGCGTTCGACCTCAACTACCGTTCGAAGCTCTGGTCGACGGCCGAGGCCAAACGTCACTGCGAATCGCTCTTCCCCGACGTTGATGTCCTCATCGCGGCCGAGCGCGACGTCAACGCCGTCCTCGATCGAAAGGGGTCGGCGCGCCAAATCGCCACCGCAGTAGCCGCGGACTTCGATTTCGAGACGGTCATCATCACTCGCGGCGAGAACGGAGCGCTCGCGACCCACGGCGGGACGGTCGTCGAACAGCCAGCCTTCGAAACCGACACCGTCGACGCCATCGGAACCGGTGACGCGTTCGTCGGCGGCTATCTCGCTCGACGCATCGCTGGTGATGGCGTCTCCAGCGCGCTCTCGTACGCGGCAGCGACCGCCGCGCTCAAGCGCACCATCGAGGGCGATCTCGCTGTCGTCACACCCGACGAAGTCGACCGAGTGTTAGAGAACGGAACCGGCGGAATCGCCCGGTAA
- a CDS encoding bifunctional 4-hydroxy-2-oxoglutarate aldolase/2-dehydro-3-deoxy-phosphogluconate aldolase: MSGVAARKRIEKTGIVAIIRGIEPDVCSEVVSAIAAGGVDAIEITANTPGAVELIRQMSAEHSDVSIGAGTVLDAETARAVQLAGAEFVVTPTVDTDVIETCNRYGTPIASGVMTPTEALKATEAGADFCKLFPASSAGPEQVSAINGPLPQVPLIPTGGVSLDNAAAFFEAGAVALGVGSAIVDSEAIDDGDFAALTAAASEFTTLAEAHR; the protein is encoded by the coding sequence ATGAGCGGAGTTGCCGCGCGCAAGCGTATCGAAAAGACAGGTATCGTCGCGATCATTCGCGGGATCGAACCGGACGTGTGCAGCGAGGTTGTCAGCGCGATTGCGGCGGGTGGTGTCGATGCAATCGAAATAACAGCCAATACACCCGGTGCAGTCGAACTGATCCGACAGATGTCCGCCGAGCACTCCGATGTCAGCATCGGTGCAGGAACCGTTCTGGATGCCGAAACCGCGCGGGCAGTTCAGCTAGCCGGGGCGGAGTTCGTCGTCACACCGACGGTCGATACAGACGTCATCGAAACGTGTAACCGGTACGGGACGCCGATCGCGAGCGGCGTGATGACGCCGACGGAAGCGCTCAAAGCGACGGAGGCGGGTGCCGATTTCTGCAAGTTATTCCCCGCCTCAAGCGCGGGTCCAGAGCAGGTGAGCGCGATCAACGGGCCGCTCCCCCAGGTTCCACTCATTCCAACAGGTGGGGTCTCGCTGGACAACGCGGCGGCGTTCTTCGAAGCCGGCGCCGTCGCCCTCGGCGTCGGCAGCGCAATCGTCGACAGCGAGGCGATAGACGACGGGGATTTCGCCGCTCTGACTGCGGCAGCGAGCGAGTTCACGACACTGGCAGAGGCGCATAGATGA
- a CDS encoding Gfo/Idh/MocA family protein — protein sequence MTYRAGIIGTGGIAGMGILGMHDEEDIGEKKVKASHAGGYQATDDVELVAVADVDETKLERFGEAWEIPPDRRYVGHESMLAAEDLDIVSVCTPSYLHADHVIAAAESAADPGLIWCEKPIASSVTDAEEMVDVCDETDTELLINHSFRFTTKLQQLRERIQSEDLLGEIHSVATQFRMELLRNSTHLLDTLVYLLDARAERVSGYITGENEAVDSLEAEERVDDAGGGGFVVMDDGSFVTIDCTIPREASSMTLQFIGSEGKLYLNNDDGEWRYWRLDDGTHVEDDLPEIEGAWTWDEDYRDAFANAAADAVGVLDGTVENPSTGEEATRSLEIIIGFYVSHYTDGQVSVPLARPLRDVTVTSW from the coding sequence ATGACCTACAGAGCCGGCATCATCGGAACGGGCGGTATCGCTGGGATGGGGATCCTCGGAATGCATGACGAGGAGGATATCGGCGAAAAAAAGGTCAAGGCTAGTCACGCCGGCGGGTACCAGGCCACCGACGACGTCGAACTGGTGGCTGTCGCCGACGTCGACGAGACCAAACTCGAACGGTTCGGTGAAGCGTGGGAGATACCACCCGATCGCCGATACGTCGGCCACGAGTCGATGCTCGCCGCGGAGGATCTCGATATCGTCTCCGTCTGTACGCCGTCGTATCTCCATGCAGACCACGTTATCGCCGCCGCCGAGTCAGCGGCCGACCCCGGACTGATCTGGTGTGAAAAGCCCATCGCGTCGTCGGTCACCGACGCCGAGGAGATGGTCGACGTCTGCGACGAGACGGACACGGAGCTGTTGATAAACCACTCCTTCCGGTTCACGACGAAGCTCCAGCAGCTCAGGGAACGTATCCAGAGCGAGGACCTGTTGGGTGAGATCCACTCCGTCGCCACGCAGTTCCGGATGGAACTGTTGCGCAACTCCACGCACCTGCTTGATACACTGGTGTACCTGCTTGACGCCCGTGCAGAACGGGTCTCCGGCTACATCACCGGCGAGAACGAGGCGGTCGACTCTCTCGAAGCCGAAGAACGGGTCGACGACGCCGGCGGCGGCGGGTTCGTGGTGATGGACGACGGGAGTTTCGTCACCATCGACTGTACCATCCCCCGGGAGGCCTCGTCGATGACGCTCCAGTTCATCGGCAGCGAGGGTAAACTCTACCTGAACAACGACGACGGGGAATGGCGGTACTGGCGGCTCGACGACGGCACCCACGTTGAAGACGACCTCCCCGAGATCGAGGGTGCGTGGACGTGGGACGAGGACTATCGCGACGCCTTTGCCAACGCCGCCGCCGACGCCGTCGGTGTCCTAGACGGGACCGTCGAGAACCCTTCGACGGGCGAGGAAGCGACTCGCTCGCTGGAGATCATCATCGGCTTCTACGTCTCACACTACACCGACGGACAGGTGTCAGTCCCGCTCGCTCGGCCGCTGCGGGACGTGACTGTCACGTCGTGGTGA
- a CDS encoding mandelate racemase family protein, with product MAPEITSIESTEFAYPIEDVGTDHHGFNLVYEPGSVTERKLFGIKIHTDDGITGEYVGGNSPGAAQINTFADYLVGKNPLERERHWSEMKRAMRKYDRMGIGPIDIALWDYAGKKYDAPIHELLGTYRTRFPAYASTYHGDENGGLDTPEAFADFAEECLDMGYGGFKIHGWGGSEGSRDLDREVAAVHAVGERVGDEMDLMHDPACELETYADALTLGRALDEEGFFWYEDPYRDGGISQHGHRKLRQALDTPILQTEHVRGLEPATDFVANESTDFLRADPEYDGGITGAMKRAKVAEGFGLDVEFHAPGPAQRHCIAAIRNTNYYELALVHPDCPNTQPPVYKGGYSDMLDTVDDDGMVEVPDGPGLGVDYDWEYIEDNTTGSVHTYN from the coding sequence ATGGCGCCAGAGATAACCAGCATTGAGTCCACCGAGTTCGCCTACCCGATCGAAGACGTCGGGACAGACCACCACGGGTTCAACCTCGTGTACGAACCGGGCTCCGTGACTGAGCGGAAGCTATTCGGCATCAAGATACACACTGACGACGGAATCACCGGGGAGTACGTCGGCGGTAACTCGCCCGGTGCAGCGCAGATCAACACGTTCGCCGATTACCTCGTCGGCAAGAACCCGCTCGAACGAGAGCGTCACTGGAGCGAGATGAAACGTGCGATGAGGAAGTACGACCGGATGGGGATCGGTCCCATCGACATCGCCCTGTGGGATTACGCCGGCAAGAAGTACGACGCACCAATCCACGAACTACTCGGCACCTACCGGACGCGGTTCCCCGCCTACGCATCGACCTACCATGGGGACGAGAACGGCGGGCTCGACACACCCGAAGCCTTCGCGGACTTCGCCGAGGAGTGTCTCGACATGGGGTACGGCGGCTTCAAAATCCACGGCTGGGGCGGTAGCGAGGGGTCCCGTGACCTCGATCGGGAGGTCGCAGCCGTCCACGCAGTCGGCGAGCGGGTCGGCGACGAAATGGACCTGATGCACGACCCCGCCTGCGAACTGGAGACCTACGCAGACGCCCTGACGCTCGGACGCGCGCTCGACGAGGAGGGCTTCTTTTGGTACGAGGACCCCTACCGGGACGGCGGCATCTCACAGCACGGCCACCGCAAACTCAGACAGGCCCTCGACACACCCATCCTCCAGACCGAGCACGTCCGGGGACTGGAGCCTGCGACGGACTTCGTGGCCAACGAGTCGACGGACTTCCTGCGCGCGGACCCGGAGTACGACGGCGGAATTACCGGCGCGATGAAACGGGCGAAGGTGGCAGAAGGGTTCGGACTGGACGTGGAGTTCCACGCGCCGGGGCCGGCCCAGCGTCACTGTATCGCGGCAATTCGCAACACGAACTACTACGAACTCGCCTTGGTTCACCCCGACTGCCCGAACACCCAGCCGCCGGTGTACAAGGGGGGCTACTCGGATATGCTCGACACCGTCGACGACGATGGGATGGTGGAGGTGCCCGACGGGCCGGGGCTGGGCGTCGACTACGACTGGGAGTACATCGAAGACAACACGACCGGAAGCGTCCACACCTACAACTGA
- a CDS encoding SDR family NAD(P)-dependent oxidoreductase, whose protein sequence is MVGHTQYDFSGETAIVTGSTKGIGRGIAAGLADADANVVVNSRTESEVNATAAELDERGAGRIVGITADVGSTDDIDTLVDRTIDEFGQIDLLVNNAAVWPEEKSLVDSDLEQWNHTMAVNVRAQYYAAKRVARHMIDEDVEGCIVNHTSQAGDRRTGPFGLYGISKTSINGLTWRMAQELAEHGIRMNAVSTDVTETAQLRHEAEQEAADDPDRTAEEILRARGERRPLGRLGQPEDLADAVLWLASDRADYVVGDTVRVSGGGNLE, encoded by the coding sequence ATGGTCGGACACACGCAGTACGACTTCAGCGGCGAGACCGCCATCGTCACCGGCTCTACGAAGGGTATCGGTCGGGGCATTGCTGCCGGGTTGGCCGACGCCGACGCCAACGTCGTCGTAAACTCCCGGACGGAGTCAGAAGTGAATGCCACCGCCGCAGAACTGGACGAGCGCGGCGCGGGCCGCATCGTCGGTATCACCGCAGATGTCGGGTCGACCGACGACATCGACACGCTCGTTGACCGGACGATCGACGAGTTCGGGCAGATCGATCTGCTGGTCAACAACGCGGCCGTCTGGCCCGAGGAGAAGTCGCTGGTCGACTCCGATCTCGAACAGTGGAACCACACGATGGCCGTCAACGTCCGCGCACAGTACTACGCCGCAAAGCGAGTCGCACGGCATATGATCGACGAGGACGTCGAGGGCTGTATCGTCAACCACACGAGCCAAGCCGGCGACCGCCGGACGGGTCCCTTCGGGCTGTACGGCATCTCGAAGACGTCTATTAACGGGCTGACTTGGCGGATGGCACAGGAGCTAGCCGAACACGGCATCCGGATGAACGCGGTCTCGACAGACGTGACCGAGACCGCCCAGCTCCGCCATGAGGCCGAGCAAGAGGCGGCGGACGACCCAGACCGAACCGCCGAGGAGATTCTTCGAGCCCGGGGCGAGCGGCGACCGCTCGGCCGACTCGGACAGCCCGAAGATCTCGCCGACGCGGTGCTGTGGCTCGCGAGCGACCGCGCGGACTACGTCGTCGGCGACACCGTCCGTGTCAGCGGAGGCGGCAATCTCGAGTAA
- a CDS encoding amidohydrolase → MRLIDTHTHTWGPDTAELPWPESVLPPGWDGPYTAHDLVGDMDAAGVEEAVMVTSPIYGRGVRANEYTMRSIEAYPDRLWGVGLMDFYGDPDDVRTALRRVVGHDRMLGVRMHACLEYEEHSTELDRTADWVLDDELEPVWTEAARQGASVFIFPKAEQLSMVATLAERHPDVQLIVDHMAFPDETTSPDAAPWADFEMVADHENVAVKVSSLPRSSEEGWPYEDLWGYVRNLADWFGTDRLLLGSDYPWMDDWAEYETCLSWVEEVPFLSARDYSYLAHRTFESILRG, encoded by the coding sequence ATGCGCCTCATCGACACCCACACTCACACCTGGGGACCCGACACCGCGGAACTTCCCTGGCCCGAGTCGGTCCTCCCGCCGGGGTGGGACGGTCCGTACACCGCCCACGACCTCGTCGGAGATATGGACGCGGCCGGCGTCGAGGAGGCCGTGATGGTGACGTCGCCGATATACGGCCGCGGCGTTCGGGCGAACGAGTATACGATGCGTTCCATAGAGGCGTATCCGGACCGCCTGTGGGGGGTCGGCCTGATGGACTTCTACGGCGACCCCGACGACGTACGGACGGCGCTCCGCCGGGTCGTCGGCCACGACCGAATGTTGGGCGTCCGGATGCACGCGTGTCTCGAGTACGAGGAGCACTCGACGGAGTTGGATCGGACCGCCGACTGGGTCCTCGACGACGAACTGGAACCGGTCTGGACCGAGGCCGCTCGACAGGGAGCGTCCGTGTTCATCTTTCCGAAGGCCGAACAGCTCTCGATGGTCGCGACCCTCGCGGAGCGGCACCCGGACGTCCAGCTGATCGTGGATCACATGGCGTTCCCCGACGAGACGACGAGTCCCGACGCGGCCCCCTGGGCGGACTTCGAGATGGTGGCCGATCACGAGAACGTCGCAGTCAAGGTGAGCTCTCTTCCGCGCTCTAGCGAGGAGGGCTGGCCCTACGAGGACCTGTGGGGATACGTCCGCAACCTCGCGGACTGGTTCGGCACCGACCGCCTGCTGCTCGGGTCGGACTACCCGTGGATGGACGACTGGGCTGAATACGAGACGTGTCTCTCGTGGGTCGAAGAGGTTCCCTTCCTGTCGGCACGCGATTACTCGTATTTGGCCCACCGGACCTTCGAGTCGATACTGAGGGGCTGA
- a CDS encoding universal stress protein, whose protein sequence is MAYDRILLAIGPDDRDSLDTLVDAAINLAEPSNASVSLLYAFPRDDYEAVMEQMSIDTTTSGLTPDEVAQRHESVREPGDRLESLGIDYEIRGVSGGNLADQVVRTIERSGADVAVVGGTKRSPAGKAMFGDHAQQVLLNAPVPVVYVKRE, encoded by the coding sequence ATGGCATACGATCGCATACTGCTCGCAATCGGCCCGGATGATCGGGACAGTCTGGATACGCTGGTGGACGCCGCCATCAACCTTGCGGAGCCCTCGAACGCGAGTGTGTCACTCCTGTACGCCTTTCCGAGAGACGACTACGAGGCAGTGATGGAACAGATGAGTATCGATACGACGACCAGCGGTCTCACACCCGACGAGGTCGCACAGCGTCACGAGAGCGTCAGAGAACCGGGCGATCGGCTGGAGTCGCTGGGAATCGACTACGAGATCCGAGGTGTCTCGGGTGGGAACCTCGCGGATCAGGTCGTGCGAACGATAGAGCGGAGCGGTGCCGACGTGGCCGTTGTCGGGGGGACCAAGCGGTCCCCGGCCGGGAAGGCGATGTTCGGCGATCACGCCCAACAGGTCCTCCTAAATGCGCCCGTGCCGGTGGTGTACGTCAAGCGAGAGTAG
- a CDS encoding IclR family transcriptional regulator, whose amino-acid sequence MPTDENTITATRTSLRIVEALKRLDGAGVTAVAKDLDMTKSTVHNHLKTLEDEGYVTNEGTTYRVGLRFLELGEYKRNRMDIYEKARPEVKALAEKTGETANAAVEEHGEGVYITRAEGTEAVTVDTYAGKRVKLHCTALGKTILAELPEERVDEILDTHGLPARTENTITDREELQAELATIRERGYAYDREERLSGLRCVAAPVVPEDGGLVAALSVSGPTTRMQGDLFHTDIPELLRSAANVIEINLAYS is encoded by the coding sequence ATGCCAACAGACGAAAATACGATCACCGCGACGAGGACGTCGCTGCGGATCGTCGAGGCCCTGAAACGGTTAGACGGGGCGGGCGTGACAGCGGTGGCGAAGGATCTCGACATGACGAAGAGCACGGTCCACAACCACCTCAAAACGCTGGAAGACGAGGGGTACGTCACGAACGAGGGCACCACCTATCGCGTCGGCCTGCGGTTTCTCGAACTGGGAGAGTACAAGCGGAACCGGATGGACATCTACGAAAAGGCCCGACCGGAGGTCAAAGCACTGGCGGAAAAGACGGGTGAGACGGCCAACGCGGCCGTCGAGGAACACGGAGAAGGCGTCTACATTACCCGTGCCGAAGGGACTGAGGCCGTCACGGTCGATACGTACGCGGGCAAGCGGGTGAAACTCCACTGCACCGCGCTCGGGAAGACGATCCTCGCAGAACTGCCCGAAGAACGCGTCGACGAGATCCTCGACACCCACGGCCTCCCGGCCCGGACGGAGAACACCATCACGGATCGAGAAGAATTACAAGCGGAGCTTGCGACGATCCGGGAGCGAGGGTACGCGTACGACCGGGAGGAGCGGCTCTCCGGCCTGCGCTGTGTGGCTGCCCCAGTCGTCCCGGAAGACGGCGGTCTCGTGGCGGCGCTCAGCGTCTCTGGACCGACGACTCGGATGCAGGGGGACCTATTCCACACAGATATCCCCGAACTCCTGCGGTCTGCTGCCAACGTCATCGAAATCAATCTGGCGTACTCCTGA
- a CDS encoding carbohydrate kinase family protein: MGMNPTILVAGDSLVDFVPRTPGPPGDTGGYEPPFGGSGANAAMALERLGVPPLCWTRLATDDLGVFLREHFAASAIPDDLLVTDDDARTTVALVTHDAERGPSFAFYRERGADTRLRQGTVSDDTLESVSWVHTTGVTMSVEPSRSATLELQSRAADRCTVSLDPNWRPEMWHSPHEFRAVVRGALPDVDVVKATPDELSVAGFEAGEPAALARSVADEGPHTVVLTLGEAGAFCFGTDDSPVTGQARHEGYEVDPADATGAGDAFLAGFVAALTHGVEDPNRALALANAAGAVATTQAGAVTALTGPDALRRFHDDIPWLS; encoded by the coding sequence ATGGGCATGAATCCGACGATTCTGGTCGCTGGCGACTCTCTCGTGGACTTCGTCCCACGCACCCCCGGGCCGCCGGGTGACACCGGCGGGTATGAACCCCCCTTCGGAGGTTCCGGTGCGAACGCTGCGATGGCGCTCGAACGCCTCGGCGTCCCGCCTCTGTGCTGGACGCGGCTGGCGACCGACGATCTCGGCGTGTTCCTCCGGGAACACTTTGCGGCCTCTGCCATCCCGGACGACCTGCTCGTGACGGACGACGACGCGCGGACGACGGTCGCGCTGGTCACACACGACGCCGAACGGGGGCCGTCGTTCGCCTTCTACCGGGAGCGAGGGGCAGACACCAGACTGCGACAGGGTACTGTCTCCGACGACACCCTGGAGTCGGTGTCGTGGGTCCACACGACCGGGGTGACGATGAGCGTCGAGCCGAGTCGCTCTGCGACGCTCGAACTCCAATCGCGAGCCGCCGACCGCTGTACGGTGTCGCTCGATCCAAACTGGCGGCCGGAGATGTGGCACAGCCCCCACGAGTTCCGTGCCGTCGTCCGAGGCGCGCTGCCGGATGTCGACGTCGTCAAAGCGACACCGGATGAGCTGTCGGTCGCGGGCTTCGAGGCCGGCGAGCCGGCGGCGTTAGCCCGTTCCGTCGCCGACGAGGGGCCACACACCGTGGTGCTGACTCTCGGAGAGGCGGGCGCGTTTTGTTTCGGTACCGACGACAGCCCAGTGACCGGACAGGCCCGACACGAGGGATACGAGGTCGATCCCGCCGACGCCACTGGTGCCGGCGACGCGTTCCTCGCGGGGTTTGTTGCGGCGCTGACACACGGAGTCGAAGACCCGAACCGTGCGCTCGCACTCGCGAACGCCGCCGGCGCTGTCGCGACGACTCAGGCCGGTGCCGTGACGGCGCTGACCGGCCCCGACGCGCTCCGACGGTTCCACGACGACATCCCCTGGCTGTCGTAG
- a CDS encoding transaldolase family protein — MNIYIDSASPEQIRTADRRVRLAGVTTNPSIVAETDRRYRDVVEHAAAITDGPVFAQVLAEDADGMVREARGYQEWADHVIAKIPATRAGFEALGRLRADGVPAGATVIFTVEQAVVAAENDATFVAPYVGRIDDSGDDGVATTRRIQSIFDAQGFETEVLAASIRNTTQATALYEAGIDAITMSPSVLDAHVDSPETAESVAGFASAWGDRDPPLSE; from the coding sequence ATGAATATCTATATCGACTCGGCGTCGCCGGAACAGATACGGACCGCCGACAGACGCGTCCGACTGGCCGGCGTGACGACGAACCCGTCTATCGTCGCAGAGACGGACCGCCGATACAGAGATGTCGTGGAACACGCAGCCGCGATCACCGACGGTCCGGTGTTCGCGCAGGTTCTCGCCGAGGACGCCGACGGGATGGTCCGCGAGGCGCGTGGCTATCAGGAGTGGGCGGACCACGTCATCGCGAAGATCCCGGCGACGCGGGCGGGATTCGAGGCGCTGGGTCGGCTTCGTGCTGACGGAGTTCCTGCGGGGGCGACCGTGATATTCACCGTCGAGCAAGCGGTGGTGGCCGCAGAAAACGACGCGACCTTCGTCGCTCCGTACGTCGGTCGCATCGACGATTCCGGCGACGACGGGGTCGCGACCACCCGTCGCATCCAATCGATCTTCGACGCGCAGGGGTTCGAGACCGAGGTGTTGGCGGCAAGTATTCGAAACACCACACAGGCGACCGCCCTCTACGAGGCCGGAATCGACGCGATCACGATGTCGCCGTCCGTGCTCGACGCACACGTTGATTCTCCGGAGACAGCAGAGAGCGTCGCCGGATTCGCGTCCGCCTGGGGCGACAGGGACCCCCCGCTCTCGGAGTGA
- a CDS encoding sugar ABC transporter substrate-binding protein: MRSSNRRKILKSTGAAITTISLAGCSGNGGGDGGDGGSSDGGSGDGGTTGDAGSGGGENSLDKIGMSAYVRGGSWITAYIEAAEFYAEDQGIELDVRPNQQSAQKQVSDIREFANGDHDAILVGVWQTGAAEGAINQAIEGGTPVFATNADTASSEIPLYVGFSNYDGGASSGEQMLNALEEQYPDKDTWRVLNIRGPQGNQSANQRSQGFVDVMAEEDRVELVQTLNGEFARDVAQSTVQEFIQANGRVDGIYSGNLSMGLGVVGALRNLDMLVERGEDGHICLTQMDGSPEVNPLVGEGMIDAAVDQPNYFYNPIAMYYMREYVESGMDDSVIPEVGSEVTSDQLSIEPGQHKDVELWSEPIWEPGVMREQNGHPWFRTNSVVITQDNFDQPFLWGNVWG, translated from the coding sequence ATGCGAAGTAGTAACAGGCGGAAAATCCTAAAGTCGACCGGCGCAGCAATCACAACTATCTCACTTGCGGGGTGTAGTGGAAACGGAGGAGGCGACGGCGGCGACGGCGGCAGCAGCGACGGCGGCAGCGGCGACGGCGGTACCACCGGCGACGCCGGAAGCGGAGGCGGGGAGAACTCTCTCGACAAGATCGGGATGTCCGCCTACGTCCGTGGCGGATCGTGGATCACGGCCTACATCGAGGCGGCTGAGTTCTATGCCGAGGACCAGGGCATCGAACTCGACGTTCGACCGAACCAACAGAGCGCCCAAAAGCAGGTCTCGGACATCCGCGAGTTCGCCAACGGCGACCACGACGCCATCCTCGTCGGGGTCTGGCAGACCGGCGCGGCAGAGGGGGCGATTAACCAGGCGATCGAGGGCGGTACTCCGGTGTTCGCGACGAACGCCGACACCGCCAGTTCGGAGATCCCACTGTACGTCGGATTCAGTAACTACGATGGCGGCGCGAGTTCGGGCGAACAGATGCTCAACGCCCTCGAAGAGCAGTACCCCGACAAGGACACATGGCGCGTGCTGAACATCCGCGGCCCCCAGGGGAACCAGTCGGCCAATCAGCGTTCACAAGGGTTCGTCGACGTGATGGCCGAGGAGGATCGCGTCGAACTCGTCCAGACGCTTAACGGGGAGTTCGCTCGCGACGTTGCCCAGTCGACCGTCCAAGAGTTCATCCAAGCGAACGGTCGCGTCGACGGTATCTACTCCGGGAACCTCTCGATGGGGCTGGGCGTCGTCGGGGCGCTGCGTAACCTCGATATGCTGGTCGAACGAGGCGAAGACGGGCACATCTGCCTGACCCAGATGGACGGCAGCCCTGAGGTGAATCCGCTGGTCGGCGAGGGGATGATCGACGCGGCGGTCGACCAGCCGAACTACTTCTATAACCCGATCGCGATGTACTACATGCGGGAGTACGTCGAGAGCGGGATGGACGACAGCGTCATCCCGGAGGTGGGGTCGGAAGTCACGTCCGATCAGCTGTCTATCGAGCCCGGCCAGCACAAGGACGTTGAACTGTGGTCGGAGCCCATCTGGGAGCCGGGAGTCATGCGCGAACAGAACGGCCACCCGTGGTTCCGGACCAACAGCGTTGTCATCACGCAGGACAACTTCGACCAGCCGTTCCT